From a single Candidatus Methylomirabilota bacterium genomic region:
- a CDS encoding alcohol dehydrogenase catalytic domain-containing protein, translating to MRAAVTTGPGTIRLEDRPTPTIGPGELLVRVRGCGLCGSDLAKLRAPRQLPSVLGHEVVGDVVQVGAGVGRFHEGDRVVAAHHVPCFACHYCRRGSVSMCRAFKESNLDPGGFAEYVRVPRANVEHATFRVPVEIPDAVAAFTEPLGCCVRAIRRSGLGPGDAVLVVGLGAIGGLLVQLAVRAGARVVGTDVLAPRRELGCLLGATVTVAPADVPGALATHTEGRGADCVILTVGSPAVVRQALGWARDGGAIHLFVGEGEGLLPVGELYHRELTLTATYSSSPADLAEAFELVTSRRVRVAELCSHRLPLERLAEAARLMEEREALKVYVEVSE from the coding sequence ATGCGAGCGGCGGTCACCACGGGTCCGGGCACGATTCGCCTCGAGGATCGCCCCACCCCGACGATCGGCCCCGGAGAGCTGCTCGTTCGGGTCCGCGGCTGCGGGCTCTGCGGCTCCGATCTGGCCAAGCTGCGAGCCCCGCGCCAGCTCCCCAGCGTGCTGGGCCACGAGGTGGTCGGAGATGTGGTCCAGGTCGGGGCGGGAGTCGGCCGGTTCCACGAGGGCGATCGCGTCGTGGCCGCGCACCACGTGCCGTGCTTTGCCTGTCACTACTGCCGGCGCGGCAGCGTGTCCATGTGCCGGGCCTTCAAGGAGTCGAACCTCGACCCGGGCGGCTTCGCCGAGTACGTGCGGGTCCCGCGCGCAAACGTCGAGCACGCGACGTTCCGGGTACCCGTGGAAATCCCGGATGCGGTGGCTGCCTTCACGGAGCCCCTCGGCTGCTGCGTGCGCGCGATCCGGCGAAGCGGCCTGGGACCGGGGGACGCGGTCCTGGTGGTCGGGCTGGGGGCGATCGGCGGGCTCCTGGTGCAGCTCGCCGTCCGGGCGGGGGCACGGGTGGTGGGCACGGACGTCCTCGCCCCCCGCCGCGAGCTGGGGTGCCTGCTCGGCGCGACCGTGACGGTGGCGCCGGCCGACGTCCCGGGGGCGCTGGCCACCCACACGGAAGGGCGGGGCGCGGACTGCGTGATCCTCACCGTCGGGTCGCCGGCCGTGGTGCGCCAGGCGCTCGGCTGGGCGCGCGACGGCGGCGCCATCCACCTGTTCGTGGGCGAGGGGGAGGGGCTGCTGCCGGTGGGCGAGCTCTACCACCGAGAGCTCACCCTGACGGCGACCTACTCGTCGTCACCGGCCGATCTCGCCGAGGCCTTCGAGCTGGTCACCTCGCGACGGGTCCGGGTCGCGGAGCTCTGCTCGCACCGGCTGCCGCTCGAGCGGCTGGCGGAGGCCGCCCGCCTGATGGAGGAGCGGGAGGCCCTCAAGGTCTACGTCGAGGTCAGCGAGTGA
- a CDS encoding alcohol dehydrogenase catalytic domain-containing protein, whose product MRAQVFYGPGDLRYEDVPVPEPQPGEVLLRIEAALTCGTDVKTLRRGHPVMIPKLPTVFGHELAGTIVAVGAGVQEPRVGQRAVAANSAPCGACAYCRGGRANLCDDLLFVNGAYAEYIALPPRLVRTNLVTVPAEASMARVAFAEPVACCLHALDLAALTPGDSVAVFGHGPLGLLLGLLAQAQGARVVLAGKAGPRFDVAARLSFAACIDVTATSDPAGRIRAAAGGGVRCAIDATGRPEAWEQAVAATDKGGTVVFFGGCAPGTSIRLDTRRVHYEELRLLGAFHHTPVLIRRAVSLLADGTLDPGVLITHEMTLAEVPAALTLMSRGEALKVLIHP is encoded by the coding sequence GTGAGGGCTCAGGTCTTTTACGGGCCGGGCGACCTGCGATACGAGGACGTCCCTGTCCCCGAGCCCCAGCCCGGCGAGGTGCTCCTCCGGATCGAGGCGGCGCTCACGTGCGGCACCGACGTGAAGACCCTCCGGCGCGGCCACCCGGTCATGATCCCCAAGCTCCCCACGGTGTTCGGGCACGAGCTGGCCGGCACCATCGTCGCCGTGGGTGCGGGCGTCCAGGAACCGCGGGTCGGGCAGCGGGCGGTGGCCGCGAACTCCGCCCCCTGCGGCGCGTGCGCCTACTGCCGGGGGGGTCGGGCGAACCTCTGCGACGATCTTCTGTTCGTGAATGGGGCGTACGCCGAGTACATCGCGCTCCCGCCCCGGCTCGTCAGGACCAATCTGGTGACGGTGCCCGCCGAGGCGTCCATGGCGCGGGTGGCCTTTGCCGAGCCGGTCGCCTGCTGCCTCCATGCGCTGGATCTGGCCGCCCTCACACCAGGCGACTCGGTGGCCGTGTTCGGTCACGGCCCGCTCGGCCTGCTCCTCGGCCTCCTGGCCCAGGCGCAAGGGGCCCGCGTCGTCCTGGCCGGCAAGGCCGGCCCGCGGTTCGACGTCGCCGCGCGGCTCTCCTTCGCGGCGTGCATCGACGTGACCGCGACCTCGGATCCCGCCGGCCGCATCCGGGCGGCGGCCGGCGGCGGCGTCCGCTGCGCGATCGACGCGACCGGCCGCCCCGAAGCGTGGGAGCAGGCGGTGGCGGCGACGGACAAGGGGGGAACGGTCGTCTTCTTCGGGGGGTGCGCCCCGGGGACCAGCATCCGGCTGGATACGCGCCGTGTCCACTACGAGGAGCTCCGCCTGCTGGGCGCCTTCCACCACACTCCCGTCCTCATCCGGCGGGCGGTCTCGCTCCTGGCCGACGGGACGCTCGATCCCGGCGTCCTCATCACGCACGAGATGACGCTCGCCGAGGTGCCGGCCGCCCTCACGTTGATGAGCCGGGGCGAGGCGTTGAAGGTGCTCATTCACCCGTAG
- a CDS encoding acyloxyacyl hydrolase — MRVSTRLARWLVSVLVGVQAAGAGPAAGQERFPAGTKDVTIAAGYSVSHNTSPTPNLERVDGFHVIPHFGYFLTGESGEGFLRGNLEGLVEPMLIHLSASKSATVVGLAALGRWVFATGPRVRPYLEAGGGVLGGRVDLRQTDCDLNFMLEAGVGALVFVSDTSALSLGYRFQHISNAGACDKNLGLNSSLVHVGISFFFP, encoded by the coding sequence GTGAGGGTATCCACACGCTTGGCTCGGTGGCTGGTCTCTGTGCTGGTCGGCGTGCAGGCGGCGGGGGCGGGCCCGGCGGCGGGGCAGGAGCGGTTTCCGGCCGGCACCAAGGACGTGACGATCGCGGCGGGCTACTCGGTCAGCCACAACACGTCTCCCACCCCGAATCTGGAGCGGGTCGACGGCTTCCACGTGATCCCGCACTTCGGGTATTTCCTCACGGGCGAGAGTGGCGAGGGGTTCCTGCGGGGCAACCTGGAGGGGCTGGTGGAGCCGATGCTGATTCATCTGAGTGCGTCGAAGTCCGCCACGGTGGTCGGCCTGGCGGCCCTCGGACGATGGGTGTTCGCCACCGGTCCGCGAGTCCGTCCGTACCTGGAGGCCGGCGGCGGCGTCCTGGGCGGCCGCGTCGACCTCCGGCAGACGGACTGCGACCTGAACTTCATGCTCGAGGCCGGCGTCGGTGCCCTCGTCTTCGTATCCGACACGAGCGCGCTGAGCCTGGGCTATCGGTTCCAGCACATCTCGAACGCGGGGGCCTGTGACAAGAACCTGGGGCTGAACTCCAGCCTGGTGCACGTCGGCATCAGCTTCTTCTTCCCGTGA